In Nonlabens agnitus, the DNA window GTCTGACTTATGATAAAATCCGAAACACTTGAATTACTTCTTGAATCAACATTAAAGACATTCTTGAGGTTCAAATTAAAAATCCAAGAACTGCTAGGTGGTTTGTATTGACCAGATATATCCATTAATCCGAATTGACGACTAACACCTGTAGTGAGATTCTTAAAATAGGTTTGCGAAAAATCTGATTCAACGATCCAGTTATCTCCAATGTCATGACTTAGGTTTATATCAAAACTTGTATTTAAAAATCTATTAGTATTAAATCCGTCGTATGAATTAAACTGCTGCCGAAACGAGGCGTTGAGATTTACAAACTTTTTATAGGAAGAAACCGCACTAAGTTTATATCCATAATTAAGAACATCTAAGCTTACTATGTCATCGTTGATCAAGTCGCTGCTCGATGAGATTCTAAAGTTCGGATTCAACCCAAAACGCCAGTTAGGCTCTAAGTGAAGATAAGATACATTCAAACTCACGGCGGAGTTAGGCTCTCGCAAAAATATATAGGTTGTAATTTGATCAATGCTGTCGAAATCTCTTGATGCCTGTATAGATCCATTGCTAGCATTAATAGATGCTGAACCTGTAAATAGATATCCTTTATTGCGGCCACCAGCACTGTAGAATAATCTAGTATTGTGATTATACCGTTCGTCTAGTTCTGGATTACCTCGAAAAATTCTATTATAGCCAGTCAACCTGAATCTATTCGCCAAAGCTGTACTGTTGGGTAAGGAAACGGATGTTTCATAATTAAAGCTTATTTTTTTACCACCCAGTAGTGATACTTCATAATCAATTGCAGGCAGTAATTTTGTTGCAGTCGTCTGTTGTAATGGTTGATCTAGATTTTGTGACGAATAATCATAGCGATTAAGCATAAACCCAAAAGTCAAATTATGCATCTCATTCTTAAACGTATGGTTCAGTCCAGCACCATAAGCAGTTAGTTTGTACTCAAGGTCATTATTAAAACCGCTATTTTGAAAGGAAACTTGCGTGCCATCGCTTAAGAGTTCTTGATCCAAGGTGTTATAATCTTCAAGTGTATGATCTATATTAACGCGTGCATTAATCTGGCTCCTACGACCATAATTCCAGAAATAATCAAAGCTTGAGCCTATCTTAAAATTCTCTGAATTCCTATTCTGATCCAGCAATAGGTCATTTGGATCTCCCGAGAAATCTAGTAAGCTAGAGAAGACAGGCTGATTGAAATTGTAAAGTGTAGCGTCATCATTTTTACCTGCCTTTACCTCACTTTCCCATTTAATAAAAGATTTATCAGACCATTGCGCATTGTGTGTCGCTTTGAGGTCAATGGAGTAATCTGACAAGTCGCTATTACTATTTGTAAATCGATCCTCGCGATTGGATATCTGGGAAAGTATACCATCGTTTGAGTTAGAAAATGCGGTACGCAGCAGGCCCGTAAAATCCCAATAATTCTTGATGGTCTTGCGGTACTGCCATTTTAATTTTGTCAATCCCAATAAAGCATCTACTTCACTATTATCTATCAAAACTTCATCCAACTGTTGCTGTGGATAAAATCTATTCGCAACTGATTTGAATTGTGATTGATCATCCAACCAAACGGAGTAGGCAGTAAATGTAGATCGCGGATTCACTTCACTAACCGCGTTAAATGCGCCGACTATATTTCTGTTTTGAGTGAAATCCTCTCGATTAAGGTACCGACCAAAACTTGAATTTTGAAGCGCAAAATAGGCTTTTGCATCATTCAATAGCAGTGATTGGCCACCCTCAAAATCAATATAATCCTGTAAGGTAAAGACACGCTGCCCATCATTGCTGACACCTGAAATAAAATTGAGGCCTAGCTTTTTAGAATAGTAAAACAGGTTTGCATGCGACCTATAAATATTCTCGTAACCACCGCCAACACCTATCTCACCAAAAAAGAAGTTGCGCTTATCTTCCTTCAATTTGATATTAAGCGCGATCTGCTCGCTATCTCGCAAATTTTTCATGAAAGGAATAGGGTCATAGTTTTGGACAATCTCTATCTCATCAATAACATCGCTGGGAATATTGTTAACGCCCAGTTTTTCATCACCAGAGAAAAACACCTTTCCATCCACCATCAATGTAGTCACATCTTCACCATTTACTTTTACATTGCCACGACCATCAACCTCAACGCCAGGAATCTTTTCTAGAATATCTCTTGCTTTGCGTTCATTTCCAGTTAAGAAATATTCAACGCGATAAGCAGTTGTATCGCCTCTTTGAAGAATTGGCGCACGCGCTTTTACTAGAATGCTATCAAGGGATTCAGTACTTTTTTCTAAGATGTAATTTTTTCTTCTGTCCTGTAACAGATTTACCGTGTCGCTAATTGTTATATAACCAATAGACCTTACGGTTACTACATAATCTATCGATGGCGTAAGTTGCAATTGATACTTTCCATCAAGGTCTGCACTGGCAAACTTGAAATCGTTAGTATTTATTCCTTTGGCAATAACCGTTGCTGAAGGAACAATTTCATTTTCAATGGAAATGATTACGCCAGACTGCACAACGATATTTTGTCCATGACAAAAAAATACCAGCAATAATGCTGGTATAATAGATAATAAATAAGTTCTTTTTATTAACAATTAATTATTATTTCGAGATCTGCTCCGTTTATCCTTTAATCTTTTGCTTGCTTCTTTATTTGATTCTGTAAAAGAGATTTTCTCATTTATTGGTAGAGTAATATTACAATTATCCTTTTCAATAATTTCGGAAGCGACAAATTCCCATTGCTGATCATTATAATATAATATTAAACCCGGAAGTCCAATAGCATCTCTTAATCCCGAATCCACGGCGATATCTGGCGTAAACCAAACTTCAAGATCCCTATCTAAATTTGGATATTCCGTAAAGCTTAACTTTTTAGTTGCCTTCAAGCAACTGTAACCCGCAATTATTTTAGCTTCGTTGCCTATTTTCCATTTATTCGTATTATAGTCTGCTACAACTAGACGCTTGAATCTTCGATCTACATTACCTGATTCGTCTGCAGATGATAGCCAACTACTATTTTCTATAAGCACCTTAGCTAGGACTACATTGGCCAAATCAGCTCCGTTTTCTGGTATTATAGAAAAGTAGGATTGGTTATCACAAACGTTTAAAATTCCAGAACTGCTATTTAGAACTTTAACTGATGGTTCTAACAAGTTTCGGTAATTTTCATTCTTTTCAGAATCTACCCTTTTCTTTGTAAAATATTTTACAGAGTACTCTATTTGTAATTGACTATAACAAAGTAAATTGAAAGAAAAAACAAAAATAATTGAAATGGTAAATCTCATTTTATTTTAACTTTTTTATTCAATTATTGCTAGTTCTAGCAATTGACCATTTAGAGCGCTACAGTTATAAAAAACATCATCCCAAACAGCATCAACAACATCTGGATGAAGAAAATAAGTATCTTCTCTCAAATCCTCAATAACACCATCTGCTTTAGCAAAACAATCGACATCTCCTTCTTCTATCTGAATATTTTCTGTTCCGATAAAACTCATACTTCCTAAGGCAACAAAGCCTACAAATAAAACTCTTTTCATAATAAATTGATTATAGTTAGCCATAAAGGAAGTAAAGTAAAGTAAACAAGTTTTTAAATAGAAAATTGAAAACAAATAATTTGATAGAAGATTAATATCAAATCTGACTATCAATAATTATCGTGACAGGACCATCATTGACCAGTCTCACTTGCATATCTGCCCCAAAGGAACCTGTGGGAATGGATTTATTTCGCTTTCGCGAAAGCGAACTTACAAAAGCCTCATACAACGGTATGGCAACCTCTGGTTTTGCCGCATTGATATAACTGGGACGATTCCCTTTTTTAGTTTGTGCATACAAAGTGAATTGGGATACGACCAAAATATCGCCATCGATCTCATCAATACTTAAATTCATCTTTCCAGTATTGTCGGCAAATACACGTAAGCCACAAATCTTGCGCACCAGGTAATCGATGTCCTCACTGGTGTCTGTGGCCGTGATGCCAATCAAAACCAGCAATCCACGGTTAATGGAACCTAGGCTTTGTCCACCACTATGTACACTGGCATTAGAAACTCTCTGTACGACTACTCTCATTGAACGGCGTGTTTATCAGTGCGGTAATTATCCTCATCGCCATTGACGATCTGGACATAACTTTCATAGCGACTTAGGTGGATTTCATCATTCTCGACAGCTTCTTTGACGGCGCATTTAGGCTCTTCTATATGCAGGCAGTTATGAAACTTACAGTCTTGTTGACGCGATGCGATCTCTGGAAAATAGCCACCTATTTCTTCTTTTTCCATATCCACAACCCCAAAACCTTTGATTCCAGGCGTGTCGATCAGACGAGCGCCAAAACTTAGGTCAAACATCTCGGCAAATGTCGTCGTATGTTGTCCTTGCTGGTGCTGGTCAGAAATCTTTTTGGTTTTTAAGTCCAGTCCAGGTTCGACTGCGTTTGCTAACGTACTTTTTCCAGCACCACTATGGCCGGCAAACATGCTGGTTTTTTCCTGCATTTTATCTTTGACCTGATCTATGTTCTTACCGGTTTCTGCACTTATGGCGATGCAATCGTATCCTATGGATTTATAGAGATGCATGAGGTAGCGTACCTCATCAAGCTCTGTCATCGTGAGCATCTCTTCACCCGTTTCTGGATCGATGGCAACTTGATCCTGATCGTCATTATAGGTATCAATCTTGTTGAATACCAACACTGCCGGAATATGATACGCCTCTGCCGTGACTAAAAATCGATCAATGAACGAGGTAAATGTTGGCGGATTATTTAAGGTCACCAAAAGAAAAACCTGATCGACATTTGCCGCGATGATGTGCGTTTGCTTAGAAAGGTTTACTGATTTACGGACGATGTAATTCTCGCGCTCATGAATCACGTTGATGATGCCTATTTCTTCATCACCTTTTTTTTCGATCTCAAAATCAACTTGATCACCTACAGCAACAGGATTGGTACTCTTGATTCCCTTTAAGCGGAATTTACCCTTGATTCTACAAGAATAAAAAGCGCCATCAGTTCCTTTTACCTCGTACCAACTACCGGTCGACCTGTAAACGATTCCCGTCATTTAGTTTTTGAGTAAGTTTTTCATATTCAAAATTAAGGTATTTGAAAAGAGAAAGTAAACTCTTCTCAAACACCTTTGCTTCATTGCTTCTTATTTTGAAATGTTTACAATCTTCTCTTGGTGATTGATGGATTCCTGGTGTATCGCTTTGAAAACCTTAAGAATGAATTCCTCACTTAAACCATGACCTTCACCTTCCAGGATCATTTTTCCTAGAATCTCGTTCCATCTTTTGGATTGTAAAACGGCTACGTTTCTGGATTTTTTTAATTCACCTATAGAGTCTGCCGTTTTCATACGCTTGCCCAACGTCTCGATTAGGGCATTGTCAATTACATCAATCTGTGCGCGCAACTGACCCAATTTTGCTTGATATCCAGCCTCATCGTCCATCTCTTTACGTATTTTCAAATCCTTGGTGATCTGGATCAAACTCGATGGTGTTACTTGCTGTGCGGCATCACTCCATGCATTGTCTGGATCGATGTGCGTCTCGATCATCAAACCGTCATAGTTAAGGTCAAGTGCGGTTTGGGATACTTCCAGGATCATATCACGTTTTCCCGTAATGTGTGATGGGTCACAGATAAGCGGTATGTCTGGGTATTTCGTTTGGAAATCCACAGCAATTTGCCATTCTGGATTGTTACGGTACTTTGATTTATCATAGGTGGAGAAACCTCTATGTATCACACCTAGATTTTTGATGTTTGCAGTATATAATCGCTCCAAAGCTCCAATCCATAAAGCTAGATCTGGATTCACTGGATTCTTTACTAAAACCACTTTATCAGTTCCTTCCAATGCATCTGCAATTTCCTGAACAATAAAGGGACTCACGGTAGATCGTGCACCTATCCATAGAAGATCGATATCGTGTTCTAGAGCAAGATCCACGTGGGCTTTGTTGGCTACCTCGGTTGCAGTAAGCAGTCCGGTTTCCTTTTTGGCTTTTTGAAGCCACTTCAATCCTATGGCGCCTACTCCTTCAAAGTTTCCTGGTCGTGTTCTAGGTTTCCAGATTCCTGCACGTAAATATGTAGTATCGCTTTCCTTCAATTCATGGGCGATCTTAAGGACTTGTTCTTCAGTTTCTGCACTACAAGGTCCCGCGATCACTAGCGGATGGTTCAATTGATGGGCGTCCAGCCAGTTTCTGTACTCTATCTTATTTTCCATTTTGTATTCCTTTTAAAATCGTTTTAATTCGGTTGGTTTGTTCCATATCGTCGTATATGGCTTTGTAGTTATTGGTGTTTACGCTTTCGCGAAAGCGAACTAAATTTTCAATATATCCGTCCAGACTGTCCAGTACGTGTTTCTTATTCTGCGCAAAAATGGGCGTCCACATCGCTGGCGAACTTTTAGCCAGGCGTACAGTACTTTCAAAACCGCTGCCGGCGAGATCAAAGATGTCGCGCTCACTTTCTTCTTCCTGAATCACGGTTTTTCCCAGCATAAAGCTTGAAATGTGTGACAGGTGCGAGACAAAGGCAATGTGACGGTCGTGGGCTGCCGGCGTCATATAACGCACCCGCATGCCCAAGAGATCAAAAAGCTGCTTCGCGGTTTCCTGCAATTTGAATGCGGTCTTTTCTACCTCGCAAACAATCATGGTTTTATCATTAAACAGGGATTTTATCGCGGCGTCTGGCCCAGAAAACTCTGTTCCCGCAATGGGATGTGCCGCAAGAAACTGTCTTCTATTCTTGTGGTTTTCTACCGTTTTGCAAATCGCTTCTTTAGTAGAGCCCACATCCATGACCAGCGCCTGTTCTGGCACAAGATCCAGCACCTGCGGCAATACTTCAAGAGCTGCATCTACAGGAACCGAAATCAAGACAAGGTCTGCATTAACCACGTCTTTTATACTAGCTACCTGATCCACGATACCGTTTTCTACCGCACGTTTTGCATGCGATTCATTCTGGTCAACGCCGTAAAAAACAGCATCCTTGAAATGCTCCCGCAAGTCTAGCAACATGGATCCACCTATAAGACCGGTACCTATGAGAAATACGTTTTTCATGCATTCTCTTTTTTAGATACCCTTTCAAGCATCGTAGCTATTTCCTCTTCTTTAACACAAAGAGAAAACCGAACGTAGCCAGCACCATTCTTACCAAAAATGCTTCCTGGTGTAATGAAGATGTGCTTGTTATGTAACACATCATCCACAAACTCCTTATCGTCATGCATGCCGTCTGGTAACTTGCACCATACAAATAAACCACCAGTTTGCGGTTCTGGTTTTAGTTTGAGAGCATGTGCAACTTGTAGTGTCAATTCTCTTCTTTGGGTATAGATTTCATCTTGATGCGCCAGCCACTGTGCATCTGTTTTTAAGGCTGCGATGGCGCCCTTTTGCACACCGTAGAACATACCGCTGTCCATATTGGTCTTGACTTTAAGAACTTCTTTCAATACTTCTGCATTTCCTGTCAACATCCCAACACGCCAGCCAGCCATGTTGAAGGTTTTACTGATGGAATTAAGCTCCAGCGCACAATCCAGTGATCCTTCTACTTGATGGATGCTGATCTTTTTTTCATAACCTACACAACTGTACGGATTGTCATTCACCAATAAAATGTTATGCTTACGCGCAAAAGCCACTAATCGCTCAAATACGTCAAGATTTCCTGCGGCTCCAGTAGGCATGTTGGGATAATTGGTCCACATGAGTTTGACTCTGGAAAGGTCAAGTTTTTCAAGTGCTTCAAAATCTGGCATCCAGTGGTTTGCTGCCGTTAAATTGTAGGTGACCGCTTGCGCCTCGCACAACTTTGTTGCACTGGCGTAGGTTGGGTAACCAGGATCTGGAATCAAGACCTGATCGCCTGGATTTAAAAATGCTAGTGATATATGCAAAATACCTTCTTTACTTCCCATCAAGGGTATGATCTCTGTCTCTGGGTTAAGCTGAACATGGTAGTACGACTGATAAAAATCTGCCATCGACTGGCGCAATTCTGGCAAGCCGAGGTAACTTTGGTATCCATGCGCCTTGTCATCCTGCAATGCTTCTATTAATGCTGGGATCACATGATCTGGAGGCAGCAAGTCTGGGCTGCCTATACCTGCATTGATAATAGGTTTGCCTTCATTCATCAATGCGCGTACCTCGCGTAATTTTGTGGCGAAGTAATATTCTTGAACGCTATCAAGTCTTTTTGCTGTTGCTATCATAATGTAGCGCTTTTATAGATTCCTAAGACCGTCAACTCTTTTATGTAGGGCTGGATTTGCTGTCTTGCTTTAGTAAATTGATCTAATGCCTCAAATTCTAGGTCTGCCACAAAAGAGAATAGGAAAGGCTTATCCACAATTGGAATGGATTGAATTTTAGTAAGGTTGATGCGCTGTGCGCCAAAAATCGTCAATATACGCGCCAGCGATCCAGCCTCGTGACTGCTCACAAAGTTGATGGTCGCCTTGTTGGGTTCCTGTTGATCCTCTTGTTCCTTTTCTACCACTACAAATCTGGTAGCGTTGTTTTTGATTTCTTGAATGTCACTGGCAATAATGTCCAAATCATAGATGGTCGCTGCGATGCTGGACGCTATGGCTGCAATACCTTTTTTACCATCACGCTGTATACGGTAGGCCGCTGCCGCGGTATCATCAGTTTCTACGAGTTTTATTTCAGGATAGTCTCTGAAAAATGGCTTGCATTGCAACAAGGCCATGGGATGCGATTGCACCTCGACAATGTCATCCAGTGATTGACCCTTGAGAGCCATGAGTTGGTGGTCAATATCCAGATAGCACTCTGCAGTAATGTTCAGCCCATTTTCACTAATTAGTGTATAATTAGGCAAGATGCTACCAGCGATGGAATTGCCTATGGCCATGACGCCTTTATCCACATCGCCTTGAGCCACGGCACGACTCAATTGGTCAAAGGTGCTGCACTCCAGCAGCTCAACCTCTCCATACAATAGATCTGCCACTTGATGGTGGTACGATCCCTTTACACCTTGTATTGCAACCTTCATTTGATCCTATAAAAAAAGTCCTGAATGATTCAGGACTTTATTGTGAGTGATATATTTTAAATTACTTCAATAGAGTCCGTTCTTCCATAAAATAGAAGTAGTAACGTGACCAGAAGTAAGTTGTTGAATTCATAATAAGCGGCTAATGTAAAATACTTTATTTAAAACACATAGAAAAAACTTAATATTTAAATAAAAAGATTACGATAACGTTATTGTTGTGGATAATGTTATCGCTTTCGCGAAAGCGAACTCTTCACAATTCCTATCTTTACCTTATGTCTATTGAAGTTTCCAACATCACAAAAACATACGGCAGCCAAAAGGCGCTGGATGACGTTTCATTCTCCATTAAATCTGGAGAGATCGTTGGCTTTTTGGGGCCCAATGGTGCTGGAAAATCTACCATGATGCGTATTCTAACGACTTATCTTAATGCCGATGAAGGCACCGCGACAGTCAATGGAAAAAATGTAACGACTGAATCCAGAGCGGTACAAAGTTCCATAGGCTACCTGCCAGAGAACAACCCGCTATATCCAGATATGTATGTGAAGGAATACCTCGCATTTAGCGCTAGTATTTATAAGGTTTCAAACGCTTCCCAGCGCATTGAAGCCGTGATTCTGGAAACGGGTCTGGAATCCCATAAGAACAAAAAGATCCAAGAGCTTTCCAAAGGTTACAAACAACGTGTTGGTCTGGCCAATGCCTTGCTGCACGAGCCCAAGGTCTTGATCCTTGATGAACCTACCACAGGTCTGGATCCAAATCAACTGGTAGAGATACGCAGTCTGATACGCAAGGTATCCCAAAACACGACCATCCTACTTTCCACGCATATTATGCAAGAAGTTGAGGCTATGTGTGATCGAGTGATCATCATCAATAAAGGACAAATCGTCGCCGATGATTATCTAAAGAATCTCAAAAGCGATGAGATCCAGGTAATCGATGTTGAGTTTGACTATCGCGTCGAGCCTGAATTGTTACAGCGTATTCCTCTCGTACGCGAAGTCAAAGAACTTCACGGCTTCAATTACCGGTTGCGTTTTGAAACCAAAAAAGACCAGCGCAGCGGCGTTTTTGACTTTGCCCATGACAATGAGTTAAAGATTTTGTCTTTAAATAAAAAGAATAAGAATCTCGAGGCGATGTTTCAGGAGTTGACGGGTGAATAAAAATCTAACTTTGTCCTTTGTACTTCTTACTAAATAACAAAAAACCTAAAACAAAACCTCTTCTGGCGCAAAGACTGGAATGCTGGCGTGTTTAAAATCCTTTTTGTTTCTGGTAATGAAGCCATCGACGCCTTTTATGGATGCGGCGCATTCAAATTGTACAGCGTCTTCGTAATCGCTAATTGGATGAGAAACCGCTCTACGTAACATGGAAGAATCTGCGGGAACAATGGTCAACAGATCTAGAATTTTTCCAATAACCTCTGTAGCAGATCTATTGTCCAATGATCTAGACAAGATATAGTGTGTTGTCGTGATACTAATCGCAGAGGAAAATAGCTCCCACTTTTCCTTTTTTGCGGTTTCAAATAATTGAGCAGCAACCTTTCCAAATGGCGCTCTCATAGTCACAAGATCGATTAGTATGTTGGTGTCAAGGAAATATTTCATCCTATTGCTTTGAATAACGCTCTTCTCTAATCATATCACGATCTTTCACATAATCAATATCCAAAGGAGCGACACCAGCAATTCCACGGAGAAACTCTGGTAATTTCCATTCACCACTTTTATTTTTCGATTTTCGGTTTTGAGTTCTGTATGATGTATCAGGTTCGTTTATAGTTGAGCCATTCAATATCCTTTGAAGGGTACTTTCTATCAATTCAGATAAGCTACGATCCGTTCCTTGAGCATAATCCTTTGCCTTTTGAATTACAGCTTCGTCGATACTTAATGTGAGTTTCTTTTTCATGATACGTGTACTTTATTTAAATATACGTATAAAATATTATTCCTGTTGATATAAAAGGATTCCACATCTTTGCAGCATGTTCAGAAAAGAAAGACATTTTTACATTATAAAGCTACAGTACCTAGGCTTCCGGTTTCATGGTTGGCAAAAGCAGCCGGATCTTCCTACCGTAGAACGTATGGTGCAGCGCACGTTGCGATTTGTTCTTGATCATTCCAATTTTAAAGTGCTTGCTGCAGGTAGAACAGATGCTCGAGTGTCCGTCAATGAAACGGCGATTGAATTGTTTCTTGATGACGATCCCATTGTAGATCTTGATGTCTTTCTAAAAGAATTCAACCTCAACCTGCCTAGTGACATTAGAGCATTGAGCATTGAGCCTACCACAGCAGACTTTAATATCATCAACGCGCCCAAGCTCAAGGAGTACATTTATCTTTTCTCGCATGGCGAGAAATTCCATCCTTTTTGTGCGCCGCTTATGGTGTACATGAAAACAGAACTTGACATTGAGCTCATGAAAAAAGCAGCGCAACTGTTTGTGGGCGAGAAGGATTTCTGGTCCTATACCTATAAACCTACTACGGGAACCACTACGACCAGCGTGGTAGAAAGCTGTTATATCGAAGAAAACAATCTCTTTACAGCAAACTTTTTCCCTGAGGAGAGTTTCTGCTTTCGCGTAGGCGGTAAAGGTTTCAAACGCCACCAGGTGCGACTCATGATGGGAGCACTTTTTGATCTGGGAATGGGAAAAATGAGTTGGACCGAATTTGAGCAAACGCTCGATGGCTCCAATCAGATTCATTTATCGCACATTGCTCCCAGCAGCGGGCTGATACTTTTTAGAACGGAATTAACACAGTAAGAGCGCTTACCGCTTATTATTGTACCAACAAATAATTTATCACAACATCATGAAAAACATACTTTTAGCCGCAGCTGCCATGGCGATCACTTTTACAGCAACCGCTCAGGAATTTGCTGAATTGGACAAGAGCCCGATGGATGCCGCTTATTATCCAGCACAAGCTACAAAGCGCGCTTTCGCGAAAACGGACGAGCAAAAAGCAGCCCTGCAACCACAAATCAGAGTGCTGTACAGCAGACCTAGTCTTAACGGTCGTAACGTATTCACGGCAACTGACGAGAAAGGTTCTGGTATAACAAAATATGGATCCAAATGGAGACTAGGCGCTAACGAGAGTACTGAGATCATGCTGATGCAGAATGCCGTAATCGGAGGAAAAAACCTTATGGCAGGCCGTTACACTGTGGTTGTGGTACCTCAAGAAAATGAGTGGACCGTACACATCAATAGTGAGAATGACGGTTGGGGAAACTTCAGCCATAAAAACGATATGGATATCGTGACCACAACCATTCCCGTAACTACAGATTCAGAAAGTCTCGAGAATTTGAGTATTGCCTTGTATTCTCCTAACAACGACAATGTTGTACATATGAAAATGGGTTGGGGAACTTATAGAGCTGAGTTGCCTATTACGATCGAACAATGGTAACTTAAGTACCTAATACTTTACTCATTCAAGTAAATTATCCTTCCACGCCAAGTCACATCAACGTTGACCGTTGTAGGTCTGGTTTTTAATATCACATCGCCGTAGCCATTGATGGTACCGGCGATGTTTTGTTTTACGTCCATGCGCCATTCTGAAGTTCCTCTATGGAAAATCCGGGCGTTTTGAATTTCTAAGTCTTCAGCATAGATTCTGCCATCGCCTTCTAGGAAGGTGATATCTGCATTTTCAACGGTGCCGCTTAGATAGAAATAACTCAAGTTGTTGGAAACGATCGTGAGATTTTGCGTGTCGAGTTCCAGACGCATGTCGCCATCTGTATTATAAAAATCTTCCTCAACGCTGGCGTCTTCAGAAAGCAATGTTAGGTTGGGATAATTGAGAACGCCTTCACTTTTAATGTCCTCGCCGGTACTGGTTCTGATTTCGGTAAGATTAGGTGATGTTATTTCAATTTGAGTGATCCCATAATCTCTGATCACATTACAACCGTTGTTATTGACAATTTGCAGCTGCCCGTCAATCACCTTGACATCTATGTCATTGAATAGGTTTTCGCCGGTAGTCACCACTACTCTTTGAACAGGACCTTGTTTGAAGGTGGCGCCCATGCGCTCAAAAATGACCACCTTGTCAAAAGGCTCTACTTCTACTTCAAAACTTTGAATGTCGCCAGCGGTTTGAGTGCAATTAAGGCCTTCTTCTGAATCGCAAGAGAGTGTGGTCACGATTAATACTGCAAGTAGCGATAGAATAGAAAGTTTTTCTAATGGCTTTATAAAATTCCAAATTCCAAATTCCAAATTCCAAAAATCAATACGGAATTCTGAATTCTTGATTCTTGATTCTTGACGGCTTGAACTCCCAACTCCTAAATCTGAACTCCTAACTTCCTTCATAACTCTGCTTTAGAATTAAAGACTTCTTTGAATCTATAGCCTATTCCTAGGCTCACGCCTTCTGCTTTGGCGCCGTGTGCTTTTACAGTGACGCTGGCAAATATGTTGTCTGTCAACCTTCTTTGTAATCCCAATCGGTTATAAAATTTGGATTCAAACTCGATAGGCTGGTACACATAATACCCAAATTGCGATAACACACTCGTTTTTCCTAAATGCA includes these proteins:
- a CDS encoding prephenate dehydrogenase is translated as MKNVFLIGTGLIGGSMLLDLREHFKDAVFYGVDQNESHAKRAVENGIVDQVASIKDVVNADLVLISVPVDAALEVLPQVLDLVPEQALVMDVGSTKEAICKTVENHKNRRQFLAAHPIAGTEFSGPDAAIKSLFNDKTMIVCEVEKTAFKLQETAKQLFDLLGMRVRYMTPAAHDRHIAFVSHLSHISSFMLGKTVIQEEESERDIFDLAGSGFESTVRLAKSSPAMWTPIFAQNKKHVLDSLDGYIENLVRFRESVNTNNYKAIYDDMEQTNRIKTILKGIQNGK
- a CDS encoding pyridoxal phosphate-dependent aminotransferase, giving the protein MIATAKRLDSVQEYYFATKLREVRALMNEGKPIINAGIGSPDLLPPDHVIPALIEALQDDKAHGYQSYLGLPELRQSMADFYQSYYHVQLNPETEIIPLMGSKEGILHISLAFLNPGDQVLIPDPGYPTYASATKLCEAQAVTYNLTAANHWMPDFEALEKLDLSRVKLMWTNYPNMPTGAAGNLDVFERLVAFARKHNILLVNDNPYSCVGYEKKISIHQVEGSLDCALELNSISKTFNMAGWRVGMLTGNAEVLKEVLKVKTNMDSGMFYGVQKGAIAALKTDAQWLAHQDEIYTQRRELTLQVAHALKLKPEPQTGGLFVWCKLPDGMHDDKEFVDDVLHNKHIFITPGSIFGKNGAGYVRFSLCVKEEEIATMLERVSKKENA
- a CDS encoding prephenate dehydratase, which codes for MKVAIQGVKGSYHHQVADLLYGEVELLECSTFDQLSRAVAQGDVDKGVMAIGNSIAGSILPNYTLISENGLNITAECYLDIDHQLMALKGQSLDDIVEVQSHPMALLQCKPFFRDYPEIKLVETDDTAAAAYRIQRDGKKGIAAIASSIAATIYDLDIIASDIQEIKNNATRFVVVEKEQEDQQEPNKATINFVSSHEAGSLARILTIFGAQRINLTKIQSIPIVDKPFLFSFVADLEFEALDQFTKARQQIQPYIKELTVLGIYKSATL
- the gldA gene encoding gliding motility-associated ABC transporter ATP-binding subunit GldA; amino-acid sequence: MSIEVSNITKTYGSQKALDDVSFSIKSGEIVGFLGPNGAGKSTMMRILTTYLNADEGTATVNGKNVTTESRAVQSSIGYLPENNPLYPDMYVKEYLAFSASIYKVSNASQRIEAVILETGLESHKNKKIQELSKGYKQRVGLANALLHEPKVLILDEPTTGLDPNQLVEIRSLIRKVSQNTTILLSTHIMQEVEAMCDRVIIINKGQIVADDYLKNLKSDEIQVIDVEFDYRVEPELLQRIPLVREVKELHGFNYRLRFETKKDQRSGVFDFAHDNELKILSLNKKNKNLEAMFQELTGE
- a CDS encoding type II toxin-antitoxin system VapC family toxin encodes the protein MKYFLDTNILIDLVTMRAPFGKVAAQLFETAKKEKWELFSSAISITTTHYILSRSLDNRSATEVIGKILDLLTIVPADSSMLRRAVSHPISDYEDAVQFECAASIKGVDGFITRNKKDFKHASIPVFAPEEVLF
- a CDS encoding DUF6364 family protein, giving the protein MKKKLTLSIDEAVIQKAKDYAQGTDRSLSELIESTLQRILNGSTINEPDTSYRTQNRKSKNKSGEWKLPEFLRGIAGVAPLDIDYVKDRDMIREERYSKQ
- a CDS encoding tRNA pseudouridine synthase A, which encodes MFRKERHFYIIKLQYLGFRFHGWQKQPDLPTVERMVQRTLRFVLDHSNFKVLAAGRTDARVSVNETAIELFLDDDPIVDLDVFLKEFNLNLPSDIRALSIEPTTADFNIINAPKLKEYIYLFSHGEKFHPFCAPLMVYMKTELDIELMKKAAQLFVGEKDFWSYTYKPTTGTTTTSVVESCYIEENNLFTANFFPEESFCFRVGGKGFKRHQVRLMMGALFDLGMGKMSWTEFEQTLDGSNQIHLSHIAPSSGLILFRTELTQ